Genomic DNA from Comamonas antarctica:
TGCAGTGCCGGATGGCTCGCGCAAAAACCCTTTAGCCCCTTGCCGGTGCTGGGCGTGCCGGGCTGGTGGCAGGGGAATGAACAGGTTTGCTTTTATGATGATCCCCGCGTGTTTCGCAGCGCCCGGCCTCACAAGCCCATACAACAGAAAGACGGCACCGCTGCGTGACTTGAACCGTGCATCACCCGCCCCCAGATAGGGTCTTGCGGTGAATGCGCCGCTTTTCTCCATATGGAGTACCCATCCCCATGAAACGTATTGCTCTTTTTCTATTGACCAACATTGCCGTCGTGGCGGTGTTGGGCATCGTCGCCAGCCTGCTGGGCGTCAACCGCTACCTCACCGCCAACGGGCTCAACCTCGGTGCGCTGCTGGGCTTCGCCTTCATCATGGGCTTTGGCGGCGCGATCATCTCGCTGCTGATCAGCAAGCCCGTGGCCAAGTGGTCGTCGGGCGTGCACGTGATCAACGAGCCGCGCAATGCCGATGAGGCCTGGATCGTCAACACCGTGCGCGGCTTTGCCGACAAGGCCGGCATCGGCATGCCCGAGGTCGGCATCTATGAAGGCGAACCGAATGCGTTTGCCACGGGCGCGTTCAAGAACAACGCGCTGGTCGCGGTGTCGACCGGCCTGCTGTCGGGCATGACGCGCGAGGAAGTCGAGGCCGTCATCGGCCATGAAGTCGCGCACATTGCCAATGGCGACATGGTCACCATGACGCTGATCCAGGGCGTGATGAACACCTTTGTGGTGTTCCTGTCGCGCGTGATCGGCTATGCGGTGGACAGTTTCCTGCGCAAGAACGACAGCGAAAGCTCGGGCCCGGGCATCGGCTATTACGTGACCACCATCGTGCTCGACATCCTGCTGGGATTCGTGGCCGCGATGATCGTCGCCTGGTTCAGCCGCCAGCGCGAGTTCCGCGCCGACGCCGGCGCCGCGCAGCTCATGGGCCGCAAGCAGCCGATGATCAACGCCCTGGCGCGCCTGGGCGGCATGCATCCGGGCGAGCTGCCCAAGAGCGTGGCCACGCTGGGCATCACCGGCAACATCGGCAAGCTGTTCTCCACCCATCCCCCGATGGAAGAGCGCATTGCCGCACTGCAAAAGGCCTGACCTCCGGGGCTGGGCCCCGTGTGCTGCATGAAAAGCCCGCGTTGAAGGACGTGGGCTTTTTTTCGCCTGGGGAGGGGTAGGTCCCGCTCTCCCTGAGCCTGTCGAAGGGCGTCTAAGCCCTACACCCTTGAGGTGGCTCAGGGTGAGCGGCTAACGGCCCGCTTCAGGACGAACGGGGAGACTGGCGCAGACTGGCGCGGCGTCCGATCCACAGGCGGAACGGCAGCAGCAGCGAGACGCCCATGGCCAGTTTCACGCCCAGATCGCCAATCGCCCAGGTGATCCAGGGCAGGTCTTCACCCGCAAAGCCGATGCTCCAGAACAGCGCCGTGTCGAGCACCGCGGCCAGCAGCGTGGCAATCAGCGGGGCGCGCCACCAGCGGCCCTGGCGCAGGCGGTCGAACACCTGGATGTCGAGCAGCTGCGAGCACAGGAAGGCCGCGCCCGATGCCACGGCAATGCGCAGCGGTGCCAGCACCAGCGAGGCCGCGACGGCCACCGCAAAGCCGACCCAGGCAATGCGCCGCGCATGGCCCGGGCCGTGCGCGCGGTTGGCGAGTTCGCTGACCAGGAAGGCAAACGGGTAGGTGATCGCGCCCCAGGTGAGCCAGTCGTTGATGGGAAACTGGACCAGGATGTTGGATGCCAGCACCACGGCGGCCATGGCCAGCGTGGCCTGCACCAGCGCGCGCCGCGTGGGCGCGGTGAAAGCAATTGCCTGTGCCATGGTGGTCAGCGGCGGTTGGCGGGTACGGGCAGGCCCAGGATCTGCCTTGCCACGGCCTCGGCCACGCGGATGCCATCGACGCCCGCCGACAGGATGCCGCCGGCGTAGCTTGCGCCTTCGCCGGCCGGATAAAGGCCGCGCGTGTTGAGGCTTTGCAGGCTGTCGTCGCGGCCGATCTTGAGCGGCGACGAGGTGCGGGTTTCCACGCCGGTGAGCAGCGCATCGGGCATGTCGTAGCCGCGGATCTTCTTGCCGAAAGCCGGCAGGGCTTCGCGCATGGCTTCGATGGCATAGGCCGGCAGCGCGGCCTGCAGATCGATCAGGTGCACGCCGGGCTTGTACGAAGGCTCGACCTCGCCCAGCGCCGTCGAGGGCTGTCCGGCGAGAAAATCCTCGACGCGCTGGGCCGGCGCGTTGTAGTTGCTGCCGCCCAGCACATAGGCGCGCGACTCGAGCTGGCGCTGGAACACGATGCCCGACAGCGGGTGGAACTCGCCGTCGGCAAGATGCTCGACGCCATAGGTCTCGCCGCCAAAGGCCGCGGCAAAGGCTTCGGGCGTGCGCGGATAGTCCACCGGGTCGATGGCCACGACCATGCCGGCGTTGGCATTGCGCTCGTTGCGCGAATACTGGCTCATGCCGTTGGTCACCACGCGCTCGGGCTCGCTGGTGGCGGCCACGACGGTGCCGCCGGGGCACATGCAGAAGCTGTAGACCGCGCGTCCGTTGGCCGCATGGTGCACCAGCTTGTAGTCGGCCGCGCCCAGCAGCGGATGGCCCGCATGGCGGCCCCAGCGCGCGCGGTCGATGATGCTTTGCGGGTGTTCGATGCGCACGCCGATGGAAAACGGCTTGGCTTCCATGCTCACGCCGCGCTGGTAGAGCCGGGCAAAGGTATCGCGTGCGCTGTGGCCCAGCGCAATGACCACCTGCTCGGCCGCGAGCTCGGAGCAGGTGTCGGTGGCCAGGTCGCGCACCACCAGGCCGCGCACGCGGCGCATGCCCTCGCCCTCGGCATCGTCGAGCAGCACGTCTTCGACGCGCTGGCCGAAGCGCACTTCGCCGCCCAGCGCGATGATCTGGGCGCGGATGTTCTCGACCACCTTGACCAGCTTGAAGGTGCCGATATGCGGGTGCGCCGCGTAGAGGATCTCGGGCGGCGCGCCGGCGTCGACGAATTCCTGCATGACCTTGCGGCCCAGGAAACGCGGGTCCTTGATCTGGCTGTAGAGCTTGCCGTCGGAGAAGGTGCCGGCGCCGCCTTCGCCGAACTGCACGTTGGATTCGGGCGTGAGCTCGCGCTTGCGCCACAGGCCCCAGGTGTCCTGCGTGCGTTCGCGCACGTTCTTGCCGCGTTCGAGCACGATGGGCTTGAAGCCCATTTGCGCGAGCGCCAGCGCGGCAAAGATGCCGCAGGGGCCGAAGCCCACGACCACCGGGCGCTGCGCGAGCCCGGCCGGCGCCTGGCCCACGGGTTGCCAGGCCATGTCGGGCGTGGCATTCACATGCGGATGGTTCTCGAAGCGCGCCAGCAGTGCGGCTTCCTGCGCTGGATCGGCAAGCCCGATGTCGACGATATAGACCGCCTGCAGGTCGGCCTTGCGCGCGTCGAAGCTGCGCTTGAAGACCTGCAGCGTGCCCAGCTCGGCGGGCGCGAGCCCCAGCAGCTGGGCGGCGAGCGTGCGCAGCCGGGCCTCGGGGTGGAATTCGGTGTGGTTCTCGGGATCGAAGGTGATCGCCGACAGCGGGAGTTTGAGTTCTGCGATACGGATCATGGCTCGGGTCTATCAAGCAAGGCGGCGATGGTAAGGCAAATGCCGCCGCGCAGATGCGCGCCGCTGCGGCGACCTTGAATGCCGATCGGATTAAGCACTGTGTGCGGCCTGTTTCAGAAAAATTACGTTCCCGAAGCAAATAACGACTTTGTGTCTCAAACTTACCTTGATTGCCGCGCTGTCCTCGCCGGCAGCGTCCGCCAGCGCGCATCCTTTGGCCACGGGTTAACCCGAAACTCTGAAAGGTCTGTATGAAGCGCAATTCCTCCGCCCTGGCCGCGGCCTGTGTCGTAGCCGTTCTCTCGCTGTCCGGCTGCGCCGGCGGCAAATCCTGGATGCCCTGGAGCAACACGCCCACCGATGGCGCGGCGGTGCAGCAGGGCAGCGGCACGCAGGGCTACAGCAGCCATGCCGGCAGCCGTGTCGATCCCTACAAACCGCTGGAAGTGCACGAGCCGCGTTGAGCCGCCGCCGGGGCGGCGCGTTTCAAAGCGGACCGTCGAGCGGTTCGCCCAGGAAACCGCCGCTCTGGTGCGCCCACAGGCGCGCGTAGACGCCGCCGAGCTGCAGCAGCTGCTGGTGCGAGCCTTCCTCGACGATGCGTCCCTTGTCCATGACGATCAGCCGGTCCATGGCGGCAATGGTCGACAGCCGGTGCGCAATGGCAATCACGGTCTTGCCTTCCATGACCTTGTAGAGGCTTTGCTGGATCGCGGCTTCGACTTCGGAGTCCAGCGCGCTGGTGGCTTCGTCCAGCAGCAGCAGCGGGGCATCCTTGAGCATGACGCGCGCGATGGCCACGCGCTGGCGCTGGCCGCCCGAGAGCTTCACGCCGCGCTCGCCGACCTGGGCGTCGAGCCCATGGTTGCCATGGCGGTCGTTGAGCTGGGCAATGAAGTCGCTGGCCTCGGCGCGCGCAATCGCGGCCTGCAGGTCGGCTTCGCTGGCATCGGGCCGGCCATAGAGGATGTTGTCGCGCATCGAGCGGTGCAGCAGCGAGGTGTCTTGCGTGACCATGCCGATCGCCTGGCGCAGGCTGTCCTGCGTGACCTGGGAGATGTCCTGGCCGTCGATCAGGATGCGGCCCGAGCGCAGGTCGTGAAAGCGCAGCAGCAGGTTGACCAGCGTCGACTTGCCCGCGCCGGAGCGGCCGATCAGGCCGATGCGCTCGCCCGGGCGGATGCTCAGGTTCAGATGCTCCATCACGGCCTTGCCGTCGCGGTAGCCGAACGACACATCCTCGAACACCACTTCGCCGCGCGTCACGTGCAGCGGCTTGGCCTGCGGTGCATCGAGCACCGCGGGCGGGTGGGTCAGGGTGTTGATGCCGTCCTGGATCGTGCCCACGCTCTCGAACAGGCTGGTCATCTCCCACATCACCCAATGCGCATGGCCCGAGATGCGCAGCGCCATGGCCGTGACGGCCGCGACCGCGCCCGCGCCGACCTGGCCTTGCGCCCACAGCCACAGCGCCAGGCCGCTGCTGCCCAGGATCAGCAGCACGACCAGCGTGTGGTTGACGATCTCGAACTGGCTCACCAGCCGCATCTGCGCATTGCCGGTGAGGCGGAAGGCCTCCATGGCCGAGCGCGCGAATTCGGCTTCGCGGCGCGTATGCGCGAACAGCTTGACGGTGGCGATGTTGGTATAGGCGTCGGTGATGCGCCCGGTCATCTGCGAGCGCGCATCGGCCTGGGCCTTGCCCACCGCGCCCAGCCGCGGCACGAAGTAGCAGCAGGCCGCGATGTAGGCCGCGGTCCAGAGCACCAGCGGCACCAGCAGCCAGGTGTCGAAGCTGGCGGCCAGCACCATCATGGTGATCAGATAGACCGTCATGCCGACCACGATATCGGTGGTCGTGAAGATCATGTCGCGCACGGCCAGCGCGGTCTGCATGATCTTGGTCGTGATGCGGCCCGCGAATTCATCGGCATAGAACGCCATGCTCTGGCCGAGCATCAGCCGGTGGAAGTTCCAGCGCAGCCGCAGCGGGAAGTTGATGGCCAGCACCTGGTGCTTGACCATGGTCTGCAGCGCGACCACGCCAATGCTCAGCAGCATGACGCTGGCCAGCGCGATCAGCGGGCCGCGGTAGTCGGTGAGCAGTTGCGCCGGCTCGACCCGCGTCAGCCAATCGATCACATGCCCCATGACGGAAAACAGCCAGGCTTCATAGGCTGCCGTCAAGCCGGCGAGCAGCGCCATCGACAGCACATAGCCGCGCAGGCCCTGGGTGCAGGCCCAGACGAACGCCAGGAAACCGCGCGGCAGCGGCGCCGGTTCGCTGGCGGGGTAGGGGGGGATGCGTTTTTCAAAAAATCCAAACAAGATCAGCCCTTCGTAGACCACCTGATCTTAGGCCGAGGGACGGCATCGTGGCGCGCTAGCCGGCTATTCCCTGCGCTGCCCAGGTGTTGGTCAACAGGACATAAAAAAAAGACACTGCCGCAAAGGCAGTGTCTTCATTGGGGAGCTTGTCCGGATCAGGTGGGAAGGAAACCGTCCACCGACAGGTAGCGTTCGCCGGTGTCGTAGGAGAAGCCCAGCACCTTGGCACCCACGGGCAGCTCGGGCAGCTTCTGGGCAATGGCGGCCAGCGTCGCGCCCGACGAGATGCCGACCAGCAGGCCTTCCTCGCGTGCGGCGCGGCGCGCATATTCGCGCGCGGGCTCGGCCTCGACCTGGATCACGCCGTCCAGCAGGCTGGTGTCGAGGTTCTTCGGGATGAAGCCCGCGCCAATGCCCTGGATGGGATGCGGCGCGGGCGCGCCGCCCGAGATGACGGGCGAGGCCGCGGGTTCGACGGCATACACCTTGAGCTGCGGGAA
This window encodes:
- a CDS encoding VUT family protein gives rise to the protein MAQAIAFTAPTRRALVQATLAMAAVVLASNILVQFPINDWLTWGAITYPFAFLVSELANRAHGPGHARRIAWVGFAVAVAASLVLAPLRIAVASGAAFLCSQLLDIQVFDRLRQGRWWRAPLIATLLAAVLDTALFWSIGFAGEDLPWITWAIGDLGVKLAMGVSLLLPFRLWIGRRASLRQSPRSS
- a CDS encoding NAD(P)/FAD-dependent oxidoreductase, which gives rise to MIRIAELKLPLSAITFDPENHTEFHPEARLRTLAAQLLGLAPAELGTLQVFKRSFDARKADLQAVYIVDIGLADPAQEAALLARFENHPHVNATPDMAWQPVGQAPAGLAQRPVVVGFGPCGIFAALALAQMGFKPIVLERGKNVRERTQDTWGLWRKRELTPESNVQFGEGGAGTFSDGKLYSQIKDPRFLGRKVMQEFVDAGAPPEILYAAHPHIGTFKLVKVVENIRAQIIALGGEVRFGQRVEDVLLDDAEGEGMRRVRGLVVRDLATDTCSELAAEQVVIALGHSARDTFARLYQRGVSMEAKPFSIGVRIEHPQSIIDRARWGRHAGHPLLGAADYKLVHHAANGRAVYSFCMCPGGTVVAATSEPERVVTNGMSQYSRNERNANAGMVVAIDPVDYPRTPEAFAAAFGGETYGVEHLADGEFHPLSGIVFQRQLESRAYVLGGSNYNAPAQRVEDFLAGQPSTALGEVEPSYKPGVHLIDLQAALPAYAIEAMREALPAFGKKIRGYDMPDALLTGVETRTSSPLKIGRDDSLQSLNTRGLYPAGEGASYAGGILSAGVDGIRVAEAVARQILGLPVPANRR
- a CDS encoding ABC transporter ATP-binding protein, coding for MFGFFEKRIPPYPASEPAPLPRGFLAFVWACTQGLRGYVLSMALLAGLTAAYEAWLFSVMGHVIDWLTRVEPAQLLTDYRGPLIALASVMLLSIGVVALQTMVKHQVLAINFPLRLRWNFHRLMLGQSMAFYADEFAGRITTKIMQTALAVRDMIFTTTDIVVGMTVYLITMMVLAASFDTWLLVPLVLWTAAYIAACCYFVPRLGAVGKAQADARSQMTGRITDAYTNIATVKLFAHTRREAEFARSAMEAFRLTGNAQMRLVSQFEIVNHTLVVLLILGSSGLALWLWAQGQVGAGAVAAVTAMALRISGHAHWVMWEMTSLFESVGTIQDGINTLTHPPAVLDAPQAKPLHVTRGEVVFEDVSFGYRDGKAVMEHLNLSIRPGERIGLIGRSGAGKSTLVNLLLRFHDLRSGRILIDGQDISQVTQDSLRQAIGMVTQDTSLLHRSMRDNILYGRPDASEADLQAAIARAEASDFIAQLNDRHGNHGLDAQVGERGVKLSGGQRQRVAIARVMLKDAPLLLLDEATSALDSEVEAAIQQSLYKVMEGKTVIAIAHRLSTIAAMDRLIVMDKGRIVEEGSHQQLLQLGGVYARLWAHQSGGFLGEPLDGPL
- the htpX gene encoding protease HtpX → MKRIALFLLTNIAVVAVLGIVASLLGVNRYLTANGLNLGALLGFAFIMGFGGAIISLLISKPVAKWSSGVHVINEPRNADEAWIVNTVRGFADKAGIGMPEVGIYEGEPNAFATGAFKNNALVAVSTGLLSGMTREEVEAVIGHEVAHIANGDMVTMTLIQGVMNTFVVFLSRVIGYAVDSFLRKNDSESSGPGIGYYVTTIVLDILLGFVAAMIVAWFSRQREFRADAGAAQLMGRKQPMINALARLGGMHPGELPKSVATLGITGNIGKLFSTHPPMEERIAALQKA